Genomic DNA from Paenibacillus borealis:
GGCGAACGGGAGCGGCTGCGGGGCAAGATTATTTTCAGGCGGGGCGATATGTATAAGAGCAGCTTCGGCGATGCCGATATTGTGCTCTGTTACTTGTTCCCCGGAGCCATGGAACGGCTTGCTCCCAAGCTCAGGCAGGAGCTGCCGCCAGGTGCAGCTGTGATCAGTGTCTGCTTCGCGCTGCCGGACAAGCAGCCTGTCCGCATCATCACCTGCCCGGACCGGCTGCGCACGAAGGTGTATGTCTACAGCTTCTGAATATTATCAGCGTTAGGAACTGCAAATAGCCCAAAAGCTGCCGCTGCCTTGGGCCATTTCGATTGATCGCGTATTCTAGGACTTCCCCTTGTCCGCTAACTGCTCCTGTGCCAGACGGACCATCTCGCGGACCATGGAGCCGCCGATTCTGCCGCCAATCTGCCCTGCCGATTCCGTAGTCAGCTTACCGTTGTTCCCCGCCTGCAGCGGGATACCGAGCTCCTTCGCCACCTCGTATTTCACATCGTCCGGATGATTCGGATCTACTTGATATCCTTCTTGTCTCATGACCTCTGCTTTGAAGGTCTGCATGCTCTGAGCTGACCCGGGCACCGCGTATTTCCTGTTTCTTCTCGCCATTTCCGCTACACTCCCTCTGCTGTCTTTATTCTAAGTTGCCCCGGAGTGTATGTGATTATCCCGCCTTAAGACTGCATCCCGTCTTCAATCCGCTTCATGAAGTCTTCCACCGCGCTATAACCGAGCTGCTTGAGATACCAGTTGTTCGCCGCAGCTTCGATCAGTCCGGCCACATCACGCCCCGGCTGAAGCTGAACCTCGATATGCGGGATTTGAACGCCGAGATATTCCGTGAACTGGGGAACCAGCTCCAGCTCATTATTGAGTGAATTCTCCTGCCACGGTGCCAGCTCGATATCCAGTACAATCCGCGTCTCATCCTGAAAGGCCCTGCGCCCGTACTGGCGCACGACATTGATCAGGCCGATGCTGCGCAGCGCCAGGAACTCACGGGTCGTCTCATTATGTGTCCCGAGCAGCGTCGCCGGTCCCAGCTTCTTGAGCACCACAATATCATCGGCCACGAACCGGTGGCCCCGTCTGATGAGCGTATGCGCCGTTTCGCTTTTGCCGATCCCGGACTTGCCCCGAAGCAGAATTCCGATGCCCGACACGTTAACACACACCCCGTGAATTGACAGCTCCGGCGCCAGCGTCTTCACCAGAAAGCTGTCCAGCTTGGCAATAAACTCTGTCGTTACCTCTGGTGTCCGCAGCAGCGGAATGCCCTCCTGATTACAGTATAAGGTGAGATAAGGGATCTCTTGCTGGCCGCTCGTTACAATGAAGCAAGGCGGATGATATTTGACGATATTGCCGATATGCAGCATGCGTTCTTCTACACTCAGCGTCAATAAATAGT
This window encodes:
- a CDS encoding alpha/beta-type small acid-soluble spore protein, which encodes MARRNRKYAVPGSAQSMQTFKAEVMRQEGYQVDPNHPDDVKYEVAKELGIPLQAGNNGKLTTESAGQIGGRIGGSMVREMVRLAQEQLADKGKS
- the hprK gene encoding HPr(Ser) kinase/phosphatase produces the protein MKSITVQNLTDKFHLEVLAGAERMDRVITRPRTHRPGLEFVGYFDFFPMARVQVLGRKEINYLLTLSVEERMLHIGNIVKYHPPCFIVTSGQQEIPYLTLYCNQEGIPLLRTPEVTTEFIAKLDSFLVKTLAPELSIHGVCVNVSGIGILLRGKSGIGKSETAHTLIRRGHRFVADDIVVLKKLGPATLLGTHNETTREFLALRSIGLINVVRQYGRRAFQDETRIVLDIELAPWQENSLNNELELVPQFTEYLGVQIPHIEVQLQPGRDVAGLIEAAANNWYLKQLGYSAVEDFMKRIEDGMQS